In the Muricauda sp. MAR_2010_75 genome, one interval contains:
- a CDS encoding nucleoid-associated protein, which translates to MLNLYHAQIESISLHRVGNKSKNESAFLSAEPFTLNDEMAGLLKEYFFKPFREKEENYYKFYNDVDLEFNEIYNAVTEIFGDSSKTHEVSKKITSHLFEQSNHPHIKSGEVYVVHFSDMVIDNQKLDAVGIFKSELKHDFLQFKEKEQNLEILIRQGININKLDKGCIVFNTQKEEGYKVLSVDSNRYDAKYWLENFLGLIPLTDENFYTKNYLKFCQNFAKDVVLPAEDKQQEVLFMNRAVNHFAKNDNFEETSFLNEVMENPELIPEFKHYKVEKGPKYSIEDVSNFDIANKAVSDARKKIKNVINLDTNIQIKLDFINPDSAQKFVEKGWDEERQMYYYLVYFNKEQKS; encoded by the coding sequence ATGCTAAATCTATATCACGCCCAGATTGAAAGTATTTCGCTTCATCGTGTAGGCAACAAGAGCAAGAACGAGAGTGCATTTTTGTCCGCGGAGCCCTTCACACTAAATGATGAAATGGCGGGATTGCTCAAGGAGTATTTCTTTAAGCCTTTTCGGGAGAAGGAAGAAAACTATTACAAGTTTTACAATGATGTGGATTTGGAGTTCAATGAAATCTACAACGCCGTTACCGAGATTTTCGGGGACAGCTCCAAAACCCACGAGGTTTCCAAAAAAATAACTTCGCACCTTTTTGAACAATCCAACCACCCGCACATTAAAAGTGGGGAGGTGTACGTGGTGCATTTTTCCGATATGGTCATCGATAATCAAAAATTGGATGCCGTTGGGATTTTTAAAAGTGAGTTGAAGCACGATTTCCTTCAGTTCAAGGAAAAAGAACAAAACTTGGAGATTTTGATTCGGCAAGGGATCAACATCAACAAATTGGATAAGGGCTGTATCGTTTTCAATACGCAGAAAGAGGAAGGGTATAAAGTGTTGTCGGTGGATAGTAATAGATACGATGCCAAATACTGGTTGGAGAACTTTTTGGGTCTCATTCCATTGACCGATGAGAACTTCTACACCAAAAACTACCTGAAATTCTGTCAAAATTTCGCTAAGGATGTCGTTTTACCTGCTGAGGACAAACAACAAGAGGTGCTATTTATGAACCGCGCGGTGAACCATTTTGCGAAAAACGACAATTTTGAAGAAACCTCTTTTTTGAATGAGGTGATGGAAAACCCTGAATTGATTCCCGAGTTTAAGCACTACAAGGTTGAAAAAGGGCCCAAATACAGTATTGAGGACGTTTCCAATTTTGACATCGCCAATAAGGCGGTTTCCGATGCCCGAAAAAAAATCAAGAATGTCATTAACCTAGACACCAACATCCAGATAAAATTGGATTTCATCAACCCCGATTCTGCACAAAAATTTGTGGAAAAGGGCTGGGACGAGGAGCGCCAGATGTACTATTATTTGGTGTATTTCAACAAGGAACAGAAGAGTTAG
- a CDS encoding L-threonylcarbamoyladenylate synthase, giving the protein MTEQINNCIKELKAGNLILYPTDTVWGIGCDATNPDAVKKVYALKKREDSKALICLVANQAMLERHVKEVPEVAYDIMDLATKPTTIVFDEPVGVAKNLIADDNTLAIRVASDKFCQYLINKFGKPIVSTSANISGQPTPKHFKDIQPEILKGVDYVVNLPDVNKAPSPSSIIKLANDGQVKVIRE; this is encoded by the coding sequence TTGACCGAACAAATCAACAATTGCATCAAAGAACTTAAGGCCGGGAATCTTATTCTCTACCCCACTGACACCGTTTGGGGCATTGGCTGCGATGCCACCAATCCAGATGCCGTAAAAAAAGTGTATGCCCTAAAAAAAAGGGAGGATTCCAAAGCACTCATATGCCTTGTGGCTAACCAAGCCATGTTGGAACGTCACGTGAAGGAGGTGCCAGAAGTAGCCTACGACATTATGGATTTGGCTACCAAGCCCACCACCATTGTTTTTGATGAACCTGTGGGAGTGGCCAAAAACCTCATCGCTGACGACAATACATTGGCCATTCGGGTGGCTTCGGATAAATTCTGCCAGTACCTCATCAATAAGTTTGGAAAACCCATCGTATCCACTTCGGCAAACATCTCTGGACAGCCCACCCCAAAACACTTTAAGGATATCCAGCCTGAAATTTTAAAAGGAGTGGACTATGTGGTAAATTTGCCGGATGTAAACAAAGCTCCTTCCCCATCGTCCATCATTAAATTGGCCAATGACGGACAGGTGAAGGTAATTCGGGAATAA
- a CDS encoding CCA tRNA nucleotidyltransferase, protein MTEEFHKKAIQHPVFQLIGETADELGVDAYVIGGFVRDYFLKRGTPKDIDVVAVGSGIQLAKKVASKLKGKPEVSIFKNFGTAMIKHNGLELEFVGARKESYHHDSRKPVVEDGTLEDDQNRRDFTINAMALALNQSNFGQLLDPFDGLTDLDKKIIRTPLEPGITYSDDPLRMMRAIRFATQLHFNIELKSLQAITENKDRIKIISKERIVDELHKILMSPKPSLGFKLMHQTGLLSLILPELTALQGIEEIEGQRHKDNFWHTLEVVDNISEATDNLWLRWAALLHDIGKAPTKKFHKRIGWTFHGHEFVGSKMVYKLFKRLRMPLNDKMKFVQKMVLMSSRPIILAEDHVTDSAVRRLVFDAGDYVDDLMTLCEADITTKNPKKQRKYKNNFQMVRQKIVEVEERDHIRNFQPPVSGEEIMQTFNLKPSKEIGIIKDAIKEAILEGEIPNEYKAAYQFMLEKGKQMNLKVHS, encoded by the coding sequence ATGACGGAGGAATTCCATAAAAAAGCCATTCAACATCCTGTTTTTCAACTTATCGGAGAAACGGCCGATGAATTGGGGGTGGATGCCTATGTCATAGGAGGATTTGTACGGGATTATTTTTTAAAAAGGGGCACACCAAAAGATATTGATGTGGTAGCCGTAGGCAGTGGCATTCAATTGGCCAAAAAAGTAGCTTCCAAACTGAAGGGAAAACCAGAGGTTTCAATTTTCAAGAATTTTGGAACGGCTATGATCAAACACAACGGTCTGGAATTGGAATTTGTGGGTGCCCGAAAAGAAAGTTACCACCATGACAGCCGAAAACCGGTTGTAGAAGATGGCACCTTGGAAGACGACCAAAATCGACGCGATTTTACCATCAATGCCATGGCCTTGGCCCTGAACCAATCCAATTTTGGTCAGCTTTTGGACCCTTTTGATGGACTGACCGACTTGGACAAAAAAATCATCCGAACCCCTTTGGAACCGGGCATCACCTATTCCGATGATCCTTTGCGGATGATGCGTGCCATCCGTTTTGCCACGCAATTGCATTTTAACATCGAACTGAAGTCGCTTCAGGCCATTACAGAAAATAAGGACCGTATCAAGATCATTTCCAAAGAACGCATTGTGGACGAACTTCACAAAATATTGATGAGTCCCAAGCCTTCGTTGGGTTTCAAATTAATGCATCAAACGGGATTATTGTCCCTAATTCTGCCAGAGTTAACGGCACTTCAAGGCATCGAGGAAATTGAAGGGCAACGCCATAAGGACAATTTTTGGCATACCCTGGAGGTGGTCGATAATATTTCGGAGGCCACGGATAACCTTTGGTTGCGTTGGGCGGCTTTGTTACATGATATTGGCAAGGCCCCTACCAAGAAATTCCACAAAAGAATTGGTTGGACCTTTCATGGACATGAATTTGTGGGCTCCAAAATGGTATACAAGCTGTTTAAACGCTTGCGGATGCCTTTGAACGACAAGATGAAGTTCGTTCAAAAAATGGTCCTGATGAGCTCCCGGCCCATCATCTTGGCCGAAGACCATGTGACCGATTCCGCGGTACGACGGTTGGTTTTTGATGCAGGAGATTATGTGGATGACCTCATGACCTTGTGCGAAGCCGACATTACCACCAAAAACCCGAAAAAACAGCGAAAGTACAAGAACAACTTTCAAATGGTGCGTCAAAAAATAGTGGAAGTTGAGGAACGGGACCACATCCGCAACTTTCAGCCCCCAGTTTCCGGTGAGGAAATCATGCAGACCTTCAACTTAAAACCTTCCAAGGAAATTGGAATCATTAAAGATGCCATTAAAGAAGCCATTTTGGAGGGTGAAATTCCAAATGAATACAAAGCTGCTTATCAGTTTATGTTGGAAAAAGGCAAACAAATGAACCTAAAAGTCCATTCATAA
- a CDS encoding glycosyltransferase family 9 protein: protein MKKFLVIQQKMVGDVLASTILCEHLKIHFPGSEVHYVINESTLAVVEGNPFVDKIILFKNDYRENKLAFYRFLKSIKKEHYFATIDVYCKLESNLISYFSRADLKISYKKWYSKFIYTHLFSYSHNEKTKLGHAIENRLLLLSSLIQELEKPDLAPKIHLSESENEEARQVLQEYDVDTSNPIIMVGLLGSEHCKSYPLHYLAETLEVISKKHQVTFLLNYIPNQKDKVAEFLSHCTPKTRGYIREDVFCTSLRSFIGLMGQCNVYYGNEGGCSNISKALGIPNFSIFSPWISKTAWLTFNENSKNQAVHLADFKPAILNLPKKERKKSAEQLYKTFKPKFFKEQLDRFIEREVFPDQ, encoded by the coding sequence TTGAAGAAATTCTTGGTCATACAACAAAAGATGGTCGGCGATGTACTCGCCAGCACCATTCTTTGTGAACATCTCAAAATCCATTTTCCCGGTTCGGAGGTCCATTATGTGATCAATGAATCCACTTTGGCTGTTGTTGAGGGAAATCCATTTGTGGACAAAATCATTCTTTTTAAGAACGACTATCGGGAAAACAAGCTTGCTTTTTATAGATTTCTAAAATCGATAAAAAAGGAACACTATTTTGCCACCATAGATGTGTACTGCAAATTGGAAAGTAATCTCATCAGCTATTTTTCAAGGGCAGATTTAAAGATTTCCTATAAAAAATGGTATTCCAAGTTCATTTACACCCATTTGTTCTCCTATTCCCACAATGAGAAAACCAAACTGGGCCATGCCATTGAAAATCGCCTTTTGTTACTTTCTTCTCTAATTCAAGAATTGGAAAAACCGGATTTAGCACCAAAAATCCATTTGTCAGAGTCTGAAAACGAGGAAGCGAGACAAGTCCTCCAAGAATACGATGTTGATACTTCCAATCCTATTATTATGGTGGGATTATTGGGCAGTGAACACTGTAAAAGTTATCCTTTGCACTATTTGGCCGAAACCCTGGAAGTTATATCGAAAAAACATCAGGTCACGTTTTTGCTGAACTATATACCCAACCAGAAAGACAAGGTAGCTGAATTTCTTTCGCACTGCACTCCAAAAACCAGAGGTTATATTCGAGAGGATGTTTTCTGTACTTCTTTGCGCTCGTTTATTGGGCTCATGGGGCAATGTAATGTATATTATGGAAATGAAGGTGGTTGCAGCAATATATCCAAAGCACTTGGCATTCCCAATTTTTCCATTTTTTCTCCTTGGATTTCCAAGACCGCATGGCTTACCTTCAATGAGAATAGCAAGAACCAAGCAGTGCATCTGGCAGATTTTAAACCGGCAATTCTCAATCTACCCAAAAAAGAACGCAAAAAGAGCGCTGAACAATTATATAAAACTTTTAAACCTAAGTTTTTTAAGGAACAGTTAGATCGCTTCATCGAGCGTGAAGTTTTCCCTGACCAATAA
- a CDS encoding COX15/CtaA family protein, producing MKKNKYVVYWLLTGCALIFIMVLVGGITRLTHSGLSISDYKLIHGTLPPMNEQAWEEAFELYKQYPEYQKLNSHFDLEDFKEIYFWEWLHRFIGRFIGIVFILPFLYFLFTKKLDRPTVKKCLVLLLLGGFQGFLGWYMVKSGLVDRPDVSHFRLAAHLTTAFITFAYSLWVALDLIYPSKKENIKPVRNLIRFTYAVLLIQIIWGAFVAGLDAGFIHNHWPLMSEGKLIHETVYIEQQPVLKNFFEGKSGVQFIHRYIAYIVVGLIALIWVRTRKIKRTSLQEKGLQSLVVLVFVQFVLGVLTLIYAVPLWLGVAHQIGAFFLLAAMTFTLHRFSK from the coding sequence ATGAAAAAGAACAAATATGTAGTGTATTGGCTGTTGACCGGCTGTGCCCTCATTTTTATCATGGTGTTGGTCGGAGGAATTACCCGACTCACGCATTCTGGGCTTTCCATATCGGATTATAAGTTGATTCATGGAACCCTTCCTCCCATGAATGAGCAAGCCTGGGAAGAAGCCTTTGAGCTCTATAAACAATACCCAGAATACCAAAAACTCAACTCCCATTTTGATTTAGAGGATTTTAAGGAAATTTATTTTTGGGAATGGCTACATCGGTTCATTGGTCGTTTCATTGGAATCGTTTTCATTCTGCCCTTCCTCTACTTCCTGTTTACCAAGAAATTGGACAGACCCACCGTAAAAAAATGTCTCGTATTGCTTTTGCTGGGTGGATTTCAAGGCTTTTTGGGCTGGTATATGGTAAAAAGCGGCTTGGTGGACCGTCCCGATGTGTCGCATTTTAGATTGGCTGCACATTTGACCACCGCATTCATCACCTTCGCCTACAGTCTTTGGGTGGCATTGGACCTGATTTATCCATCCAAAAAGGAAAATATAAAACCCGTTCGAAACCTAATTCGGTTTACCTACGCTGTTTTATTGATCCAAATAATCTGGGGCGCTTTTGTGGCTGGACTGGATGCAGGCTTTATTCACAACCACTGGCCCTTGATGAGCGAGGGAAAATTGATTCATGAAACCGTGTACATTGAACAACAGCCGGTACTAAAAAACTTTTTTGAAGGAAAAAGCGGCGTTCAGTTTATACATCGCTATATCGCCTATATTGTGGTAGGTTTGATTGCCTTAATTTGGGTCCGTACCCGAAAAATTAAAAGAACCTCATTACAGGAAAAAGGACTGCAATCCTTGGTCGTTTTGGTCTTTGTGCAATTTGTGTTGGGCGTTTTGACCCTGATTTATGCCGTACCTCTATGGTTGGGTGTTGCCCACCAAATTGGGGCATTTTTCTTGTTGGCCGCCATGACGTTTACCCTGCATCGATTCTCCAAATAA
- a CDS encoding class I SAM-dependent methyltransferase has translation MKIAITILLLGIASFLIGKWVKHKSLYPFMPFRYDFRKRRNTFLKMMELMKRTKAKTIVETGTSREGLRGAKSNGAATIVFGKWAKENAAFVHSVDISEDSVKNAQAEVDRQNLQDFVKIYHSDSLAFLENFDKTVDVLYLDSYDYSNDPEVQKKSQQHHLEEFQRIEDQLHDNSIVLIDDCDLPNGGKGKLVIAYMLDRGWKILEESYQVLLVRENFTLDEAI, from the coding sequence ATGAAGATAGCAATCACCATACTTCTCTTGGGAATAGCCAGTTTTTTAATAGGAAAATGGGTCAAACATAAATCCCTTTACCCGTTTATGCCCTTTAGATACGATTTTAGAAAACGAAGAAACACCTTTTTAAAAATGATGGAGTTGATGAAAAGGACCAAGGCCAAAACCATTGTGGAAACAGGGACGTCTCGCGAAGGTCTTCGGGGGGCCAAGAGCAATGGGGCGGCCACTATCGTATTTGGGAAATGGGCAAAGGAAAATGCAGCATTTGTACATTCCGTGGACATTAGTGAAGATTCCGTAAAAAACGCGCAGGCAGAAGTAGACAGACAGAACCTTCAGGATTTTGTCAAAATCTATCATTCCGATTCACTGGCTTTTTTGGAGAATTTTGATAAAACTGTAGATGTACTATATCTGGACAGCTATGATTATAGCAATGATCCAGAGGTTCAGAAAAAAAGCCAGCAACACCACTTGGAAGAGTTTCAAAGAATTGAAGACCAACTCCACGACAACTCAATTGTTTTGATTGACGATTGCGATCTGCCCAACGGTGGCAAAGGCAAACTTGTCATTGCCTATATGCTGGATCGTGGATGGAAAATCTTGGAAGAATCCTACCAAGTGTTATTGGTCAGGGAAAACTTCACGCTCGATGAAGCGATCTAA
- a CDS encoding zinc-dependent alcohol dehydrogenase — MKVKEIPVSIFNQARLTWQSPKKMEMGKEIIPVVVSLASIPSRLGIVHITIRSIFDQSVLPEHIVLWLHENLKESIPKKLSELTGEHFSIRFTSHSSSHRKLVEPLQVYPNKVIITCDDDMMYRQNWLFNLYKAHLEKPNCIIGNQTRCISYDEKNELLPYKNWSSGVESCPNPKTVLPIGAGGTLYPPNSLDNRVLNQELFSKLAPKADDLWFKAMSLLQGTMSVKSTYPTKEPIPIWGSQKVSLKKSNIEGDKNRIQWQALTDYFKLKF; from the coding sequence ATGAAAGTCAAAGAAATCCCAGTTTCCATATTCAATCAGGCTCGACTTACGTGGCAATCTCCAAAAAAGATGGAGATGGGTAAAGAAATTATTCCTGTTGTGGTCTCTTTGGCTTCAATCCCATCTAGATTGGGAATTGTTCATATCACTATAAGAAGCATTTTTGACCAAAGTGTGCTTCCCGAACATATAGTCCTATGGCTTCACGAGAATTTAAAAGAAAGCATTCCAAAAAAACTGTCAGAATTAACCGGAGAACACTTTTCCATCCGGTTTACCAGTCATTCCAGTTCCCACAGGAAACTTGTTGAGCCACTTCAAGTGTATCCCAACAAGGTCATTATTACCTGCGATGATGATATGATGTACCGGCAAAATTGGCTATTCAATTTATACAAAGCTCATTTAGAAAAGCCTAATTGTATAATCGGCAACCAAACCCGGTGTATCAGCTATGATGAAAAGAACGAATTACTTCCTTACAAAAATTGGAGTTCAGGGGTTGAATCATGCCCAAATCCCAAGACCGTCCTTCCCATAGGCGCAGGTGGTACCCTTTATCCACCAAATTCGTTGGACAACAGGGTCTTAAATCAAGAACTTTTTTCAAAATTAGCTCCAAAAGCAGATGATCTTTGGTTTAAGGCCATGAGTTTGTTACAAGGAACCATGTCGGTTAAATCAACCTACCCAACAAAAGAACCGATACCTATCTGGGGTTCACAAAAAGTTTCCCTGAAGAAATCCAATATTGAAGGGGACAAAAATAGAATCCAATGGCAAGCTCTTACCGATTATTTTAAACTTAAATTTTAG
- a CDS encoding ABC transporter ATP-binding protein, with protein sequence METILTVNHLTKKFGYLTAVKDLSFTIEKGNVYGILGPNGSGKSTTLGIILNVVNRTSGDFSWFDGNTSTHEALKKVGAIIERPNFYPYMTAIQNLKLVCKIKEVPNTRIQEKLELVGLWDRRNSKFKTYSLGMKQRLAIASALLNDPEILILDEPTNGLDPQGIHQIREIIKKIANQGTTILLASHLLDEVEKVCSHVVILRKGEKLYSGPVDSMMASHGFFELRAADMEQLKSLLEKSARFGKIENFNGTLTAYLKEEMDAEALNKMLFEKGIVLSHLVKRKESLEEQFLTLTKNN encoded by the coding sequence TTGGAAACTATACTTACCGTTAACCATCTGACCAAAAAGTTTGGGTACCTCACTGCCGTTAAAGATTTGTCCTTTACCATAGAAAAGGGCAATGTGTATGGCATTTTGGGACCTAACGGCAGTGGAAAATCGACCACGTTGGGCATTATTTTGAACGTCGTTAATCGTACTTCCGGTGATTTTAGCTGGTTTGATGGCAACACCTCAACCCATGAGGCTTTGAAAAAAGTAGGAGCCATCATAGAACGTCCCAATTTTTACCCCTACATGACCGCCATTCAAAACTTGAAGTTGGTCTGTAAAATCAAGGAAGTTCCCAATACCCGTATTCAGGAAAAGTTGGAATTGGTAGGGTTGTGGGACCGCAGAAACAGTAAGTTCAAGACGTATTCCCTGGGTATGAAACAACGCTTGGCCATTGCCTCTGCCCTACTCAACGACCCAGAAATTCTGATTCTGGACGAGCCCACCAATGGATTGGACCCACAGGGTATCCATCAAATCAGGGAAATCATCAAGAAAATTGCAAATCAAGGTACTACCATTTTGTTGGCTTCGCACTTATTGGACGAAGTTGAGAAAGTATGTTCCCATGTGGTCATTCTTCGAAAGGGTGAAAAACTCTATTCCGGTCCTGTGGACAGTATGATGGCCAGTCATGGCTTTTTTGAACTTCGCGCCGCTGACATGGAACAACTTAAATCCCTTTTGGAAAAAAGCGCCCGTTTTGGAAAGATTGAGAACTTCAATGGAACGCTCACCGCTTATTTGAAGGAAGAAATGGATGCCGAAGCGTTGAACAAAATGCTATTTGAAAAAGGCATCGTCCTCTCTCATTTGGTCAAACGTAAGGAAAGTCTGGAAGAGCAATTTTTAACCCTGACCAAAAACAACTAA
- a CDS encoding glycosyltransferase family 2 protein, translated as MNQNEGEAPKISVIVSTYNAEEWLKKVLWGFNCQIFKDFEVIVADDGSGPKTKALLEELSSQVFYPIIHIWQEDDGFQKSRILNKAVEACNAEYIIMTDGDCIPREDFVEVHYINKENGYFISGGYYMLPMNISKMITLEDIENQNCFNIHWLKEKGIPKTFKNNKLTASGVISKLLNTFTPTNASWNGHNSSGWKKDILNVNGFDERMQYGGQDRELGERLFNFGIKSKQLRYSAVCVHLDHKRGYKTPESIAKNQSIRKETRSNKVVWTHYGITK; from the coding sequence ATGAACCAGAATGAAGGGGAGGCCCCCAAGATATCCGTAATTGTAAGTACCTATAATGCCGAGGAATGGCTAAAAAAGGTGCTTTGGGGATTTAATTGTCAGATTTTCAAGGATTTTGAGGTCATTGTAGCTGATGATGGCTCCGGCCCCAAAACCAAGGCACTCTTGGAAGAACTATCCAGCCAAGTGTTCTATCCCATTATCCATATATGGCAGGAGGATGATGGTTTTCAAAAATCACGGATTCTTAATAAAGCCGTTGAAGCCTGCAATGCAGAGTATATTATCATGACCGATGGCGATTGCATTCCCCGTGAAGATTTTGTAGAAGTTCATTATATCAACAAGGAAAATGGGTATTTCATTTCTGGAGGATATTATATGCTTCCCATGAACATTTCCAAAATGATAACCTTAGAGGATATTGAAAACCAAAACTGTTTCAATATCCACTGGCTCAAAGAAAAGGGGATTCCAAAAACGTTTAAGAACAATAAGCTTACCGCCAGTGGGGTCATATCCAAACTGCTGAATACATTTACGCCCACCAACGCCAGTTGGAACGGACATAATTCTTCAGGGTGGAAAAAGGACATTTTAAATGTTAACGGGTTTGATGAACGGATGCAATATGGGGGTCAGGATCGTGAGTTGGGCGAGCGATTGTTTAACTTTGGGATTAAGTCCAAGCAATTGCGCTACAGTGCTGTTTGTGTGCATTTAGATCATAAAAGAGGGTATAAGACTCCTGAATCAATTGCTAAAAATCAATCGATACGTAAAGAGACACGATCCAACAAAGTGGTTTGGACCCACTACGGCATCACCAAATAA
- a CDS encoding glycosyltransferase family 2 protein, with product MAGLSTPKQKISALIITYNEIGYIERCIDSVSFADEIIVVDSFSTDGTYEYLVNHPKVKAIQNPFDNFTAQKSFTLKQASNDWILFLDADEVVSKELQKEILDTVNNPNACEAYWFYRKFMFQNSPLNYSGWQTDKNHRLFRKSKAYFTDKKIVHETLEVDGTSCILKEKLTHYCYKNYEDYKGKMLRYGQLKAKEDFYKEKHFNYLLMLVKPAWKFFNHFVLRLGFLDGKKGITICYLNALGVLERYRELKRLEKKNELAYYLVMP from the coding sequence ATGGCTGGATTGAGCACCCCAAAGCAAAAAATATCAGCACTCATCATCACCTACAACGAAATAGGATATATTGAAAGATGTATCGATTCCGTTTCATTTGCCGATGAGATTATTGTAGTTGATTCCTTTAGTACGGATGGCACCTATGAATATCTGGTAAACCATCCAAAAGTAAAGGCAATCCAAAATCCCTTTGATAATTTTACCGCCCAAAAATCCTTTACGCTGAAACAAGCTTCCAATGATTGGATACTTTTTTTGGATGCGGATGAAGTGGTCAGTAAAGAACTTCAAAAGGAAATTCTGGATACAGTGAACAATCCCAATGCCTGTGAGGCATACTGGTTTTACCGTAAGTTCATGTTTCAAAACAGTCCGTTGAATTATAGTGGATGGCAAACCGATAAAAACCATAGACTGTTCCGAAAAAGCAAAGCGTATTTCACCGATAAAAAGATTGTTCACGAAACCTTGGAGGTAGATGGTACATCTTGCATTTTAAAGGAAAAGCTTACCCACTACTGCTACAAAAATTACGAGGATTACAAAGGAAAAATGCTCCGCTACGGTCAGTTAAAGGCAAAAGAGGATTTCTACAAAGAAAAGCACTTCAATTACCTACTGATGTTGGTCAAGCCAGCTTGGAAATTCTTTAACCACTTTGTACTGCGGCTCGGTTTTTTAGATGGCAAAAAAGGAATTACCATTTGTTATCTTAACGCTTTAGGTGTTTTGGAACGATATAGGGAACTAAAGCGACTGGAGAAGAAAAATGAACTTGCTTATTATTTGGTGATGCCGTAG
- a CDS encoding ABC transporter permease, which translates to MVRLLQIEFIKLWNNRASKILIISYFALLTSIALIAAIKFDIGPVQFHLADQGIFNFPYIWHFNTWVAAIFKLFLAIVIVSMMSNEYSNKTIKQNLIDGLSKKEFILSKVLTVISFALISTVFVFVVSMVLGLVYSDYNELSIILSDLEFLLAFFVKLVGFFSFCLFLGILVKRSAFALGFLILWTILEQVIFGLLGWKVMSWPAAKKVKDFFPLESMMNLIKEPGSRLSAVQNIGDQIGENFRFDYHTYWYEFLIVIFWTALFIYLSYALLKKRDL; encoded by the coding sequence ATGGTACGTCTACTACAAATAGAATTCATAAAACTTTGGAACAATAGGGCCAGCAAGATATTGATCATATCCTATTTTGCCCTGTTGACCTCAATTGCATTGATCGCCGCCATAAAGTTCGACATTGGTCCAGTTCAATTTCATTTGGCCGATCAAGGAATATTCAACTTTCCGTACATCTGGCATTTCAATACCTGGGTCGCCGCAATTTTTAAATTGTTCCTAGCTATTGTTATTGTCTCCATGATGTCCAATGAATACAGCAACAAGACGATTAAACAAAATTTGATCGATGGTCTCTCGAAAAAGGAATTCATTCTTTCCAAAGTACTGACAGTCATTTCATTTGCACTGATTTCAACGGTATTTGTCTTTGTGGTTTCCATGGTTTTGGGGCTAGTATACTCTGATTACAACGAGTTGTCCATTATCCTTTCTGATTTAGAGTTTTTACTGGCCTTTTTTGTAAAACTGGTCGGTTTTTTCTCCTTCTGTCTCTTTTTGGGCATTCTTGTAAAGCGATCAGCCTTTGCATTGGGCTTTTTAATCTTATGGACGATTCTAGAGCAGGTCATATTTGGATTATTGGGCTGGAAGGTCATGAGTTGGCCCGCTGCAAAAAAAGTGAAAGATTTCTTCCCATTGGAATCCATGATGAATTTGATTAAGGAACCTGGTTCCAGACTATCTGCAGTTCAAAATATCGGTGATCAGATTGGGGAGAACTTCCGGTTTGACTATCACACCTATTGGTATGAGTTTTTGATCGTTATCTTTTGGACCGCACTTTTTATCTACTTGTCCTATGCATTATTGAAAAAGCGCGATTTATAA